The region GGACCTCTTCCCCTTCTACCGCCAGAACCAGCAGCGCTGGCAGAACAGCATCCGCCACTCGCTGTCCTTCAACGACTGCTTCCTCAAGGTGCCCCGCTCCCCGGACAAGCCGGGCAAAGGCTCCTTCTGGACGCTACACCCCGATTCGGGCAACATGTTTGAGAACGGCTGCTACCTGCGCCGCCAGAAGCGCTTCAAGTGCGAGAAGCAGCTAGCCGCCAAGGATGGCGGCGGGGCGGGTGGTGGGGCGGGCAGCGGGGGCAAGAAGGGGCCCGGGCAACCCCCCAGCCAACCCCTGGGGGAAGGCAGCTCCTCGGGGGGCTCCGAGGGCTCTGGCGGCGCCGAGTCCCCGGCCAGCGCCTCGCCGTGCCAGGACCACAAGCGAGCCCTGGCCGACCTGAAGGGCACGCCAGGGCTGAGTCCCGGGGAGCCGGCGGCCTCGCCGGCCCAGCACCTCCTGGCCCCCCCACACGCCGGCCTGCCCCATGATGCCCACCTCAAGCCCGAGCACCACTACGCCTTCAACCACCCCTTCTCCATCAACAACCTGATGTCCTCCTCcgagcagcagcaccaccaccctcaccaccaccaccaccaccaccacaaaatgGACCTGAAGGCCTACGAGCAGGTGATGCACTACTCGGGCTACGCCTCGCCCATGCCTGGCAGCCTGGCCATGGGGCCCGTAACGAACAAAAATGTCTTAGAGTCCTCCCCTTTAGCCGGAGAGACTTCTTACTACCAAGGTGTGTATTCCCGGCCCATCATGAACTCTTCCTAAAAGGGCCGAGGGGAAGATACCCCCACAGTGAGGGGGACAGCCCCCCTATATCCCCGCGCAGCCCCCGAGCAGAGCGATGGACTATGAACGCTGTCGAGCACggtacatatacatatatatatatatctatctatttttctttccgtTGGCTCCAGATGTTTGCATCCGTTCGGGAATCAGCAGGAAGAACAGGCGCTTTGGTGTCCCCCCTCGGCCCCAAGCCACCCGTGCCCAGGGGGGGTGCGATTCCCATGGTTTGCCTTGtggggtggtttgttttggtcgGGAGGGGCGGGCTGGGGGCAatgggatggggagagggggGTTTCtgttgggctttattttccgtTGTTGTCGTCGCAAGGAGGtataaatatatctatttttttgtgtggaagtgacaggaaaaacaaacaacagaaacaa is a window of Columba livia isolate bColLiv1 breed racing homer chromosome 3, bColLiv1.pat.W.v2, whole genome shotgun sequence DNA encoding:
- the FOXA2 gene encoding hepatocyte nuclear factor 3-beta isoform X1, with translation MHSTSSMLGAVKMEGHEHTDWSNYYGEPESYSSVSNMNAGLGMNSMNTYMTMSAMSTTANMTAATSMNMSYANTGMSPSLTGMSPGAGAMPGMGSAGVAGMGAHLSPSMSPMGGQAGSMNALAPYTNMNSMSPIYGQSNLNRSRDPKTYRRSYTHAKPPYSYISLITMAIQQSPNKMLTLSEIYQWIMDLFPFYRQNQQRWQNSIRHSLSFNDCFLKVPRSPDKPGKGSFWTLHPDSGNMFENGCYLRRQKRFKCEKQLAAKDGGGAGGGAGSGGKKGPGQPPSQPLGEGSSSGGSEGSGGAESPASASPCQDHKRALADLKGTPGLSPGEPAASPAQHLLAPPHAGLPHDAHLKPEHHYAFNHPFSINNLMSSSEQQHHHPHHHHHHHHKMDLKAYEQVMHYSGYASPMPGSLAMGPVTNKNVLESSPLAGETSYYQGVYSRPIMNSS
- the FOXA2 gene encoding hepatocyte nuclear factor 3-beta isoform X2; this translates as MLGAVKMEGHEHTDWSNYYGEPESYSSVSNMNAGLGMNSMNTYMTMSAMSTTANMTAATSMNMSYANTGMSPSLTGMSPGAGAMPGMGSAGVAGMGAHLSPSMSPMGGQAGSMNALAPYTNMNSMSPIYGQSNLNRSRDPKTYRRSYTHAKPPYSYISLITMAIQQSPNKMLTLSEIYQWIMDLFPFYRQNQQRWQNSIRHSLSFNDCFLKVPRSPDKPGKGSFWTLHPDSGNMFENGCYLRRQKRFKCEKQLAAKDGGGAGGGAGSGGKKGPGQPPSQPLGEGSSSGGSEGSGGAESPASASPCQDHKRALADLKGTPGLSPGEPAASPAQHLLAPPHAGLPHDAHLKPEHHYAFNHPFSINNLMSSSEQQHHHPHHHHHHHHKMDLKAYEQVMHYSGYASPMPGSLAMGPVTNKNVLESSPLAGETSYYQGVYSRPIMNSS